From Mycosarcoma maydis chromosome 19, whole genome shotgun sequence:
gctcCATATCGAGCTGTTTGGATGGCGCCAGATttgcatcgacgccagctGAAGATGGGTAGAGCAAACGGCCCGTATTGGTCCagagcgagttgatcgCCGTGACCAGCGACGAAAGATCGACAAGAGatgctcctcttcctgAAGCTGCATGGCCAACACCCGTCGCACTCGCTTCGATCACATCgggtcgagcttgctcatCGGATGCCTGCTTGAGCACAAGCTCGGCCGAGACCACCACCTCCCTCACAATTTCGAGCTGCCGAAGCTCAAACAACCAGCCATCTTCGTGCTCCAGGCTGTCTCCGTTCTTgcgcttgagcagcgccgtCGCTCCCTTAGCTACGCTAGCTAGACATGCATCCACGGCGGCCATGGCAATGCGCCGGAACGCGGGCGCCGGTACGAGCGCCTGCAAGTGATACAGCAGCCCAAGCATGTACCCGATAGGTGCATAATACGTTGAGAGCTGAGTGGCGGGCAGTGTGAAGAGCTCTACTTTTTCCTGTTGTGtcttggacgacgatgcagtGTGCGACGCGGAGAGCGCTGCATTCAGCAGTCCCGCACCCGACTTGGCGCGACGGTGCTGTGCTTTTCCCGCAGCTGCCGATAGCTCATCGTTGGCGGTGAGACGCGCACTTGCTTTGTAGGTGCGGATACGTTCTGGGAAGTCGAGGTCGCCTTGTTGCTCGCTTGCAACAAAGTTTGCAATGTCGGTCGTGATGATCCActgcgctcgagcaaggAGACGCGACTGCGCCTCATTGAGTAGAGGCAGCAGACTGCGCATGCATGCTGTCTCGTGGCCCGCACTGGCGTGCGTTGAATCGGCGATAGCCGCGCACGTTTGCGCAAGCACCACAAGATCGTCTTCCTTAGACAGCTTCGGACGCAGTCGAGCCGCCAGCGTctctgcaagctcggcaagatATGGACCCAAGCCTGCATCCAGTTCCTTGATCTGCCTCGCCTGGATATCAGAAGCGTCACCGCCGTTTACATCGCGCCCGATGAAAAACTGCTGGTACAGATTTAACTCCCTCTGCACGACGAACCGAACCAGATTCGAGCCTGCGCGAGACAGATGTACGGTAGAATGCAACTTGTCGTTGGTCTCAATCTCGGAGATGCATTGCAGAAGCGCACGGGAGAGCAGAGGACGCCGATGTTGGAACCAGGCAGTTCTGCACTCCTGAAGCAGCGACTCAAACTCTGCGGCAGTCGATGCGGTGGGGGTGCAAGGTAAGGCCATGTTGGTTGCACGTTTCTCAAGTTCAAAGATGAGCGGGCGGAGCTTAGTGATCTGGAGCGCTGCATCGTCAAACAAAGCATGATCTACCTCCTTGGAAAGAGGAGCTCTATCCGCATCGGTTGGCGTGCCATTCGACAGCTCACGAGCCTTGCCTTTGGAATCTGGATCGGAAGCCGCTGCTGGTATTGTTGTTAGTTTGGCGTCGACAGAAGCACGAGTCAAcacgagctgcttgatctgGTCAGAGGTGCGATCGGCTTGTGTCTTCAAGTCACGTACCACCGCCATCTTTGCTAGCGTAGCCGCCCTGGTAACGCACTGCGAGTATCGCATACGGTAGAGCGCAGCATCGCGATACGACTTTGCAGGCTCTTGCAGAAGATAGAGAAGCGCCACGTCAAGCTGATCCatgagctcgaggaaggATTGGGAATAGACAATCGTGGAGTCTGGTGAGCTGAGCATGTTGGTTGCATATGGAAGCAACGTGAAGAAAGAAAGGCGAGAGGCAATGTCTTCTGCCAGAGTGTCGAGGTGGGTTTGTGAGTCAAGCAGGGATTGCGCCTGTTCGCGAATGCCTTTGGAAGAGTCTTGCACAAAGGCAGTTCCTGCGCGGAGTTCGGATACATTGACTTGGCATGCTTCGAGTTGAGCTAGAAGGTTATCAGCAGTCAATGTGGTGTCCGAGATGCGCTGCAACGCTTGACGATGTGCTGTGTGAGTGGATGAGGTGACCGAATCCGAGAGCTGCGTATACCAAGCTAGGAAGCTCTGAGCCGAGGCGAGAGGAGCACCTGTATCTGGCAATGTTAGCTGTGCATTGCTTTTGCCAAGGCAAGGCTCGGTCGTGCTTGCATGGCCTCCATCGTCGGCTGTGGAGCGGTCGACAATGGAGTCACTCCGACAACTGCTGCCATTGACTCCTGCATCCTGCAAAGTCGAgatttgctgctgctgctgctgctgctgtttgTAGTTGGGCGAATTGAGGTGAAGCCATTCTGCGAGACGATTGACGGAAGCGCGTTGAGACGAGGTGAGGGGGGCTTTGGTGTTGGCCCATTGATCGAGCTGGAGGGGTCTGGCTGAAGAGGTGGCCATGGACGGCGGTGGTTGAGAGGGAGAAGAGGGCGAGGCATACATTGTGCTACCCAGCTCAACTTGGCTTTTTGAGGCTGAGTCGAGGATGTGATCGTAGGAGACCGGGTTATGAGTGGACCCTGGAGAAGGAGCACCAACAGGTCGCTCGCTAATCATgatagtcacgagttgtcAGTCTCTGTGTTCTTCTCAAAAGTGTTACATTCAGACTCACAATTCAGCCGCCTTTCTGACTAAGGCTGACACttgacagtcacagtcaaATGTGTAGTCATGATTAATAACAGTAAATCGCTGCACAGGCCACTCAGCTTGCTGCTTATAGCGCTCTCGGCATACAGCCAAAGTGGAGTTGagaatattcacgattcacgattgcctATTCAGGTACAGACCGCGTTatgctgtgctgtgctgtgctgtgctgtgctaTACAATTGTACGATTTTTGTCTCGCCCTTTCGAAATCACATTGGACGCATCGGCCACGgctcgaatcacgaatcaatcGACGATGCCATCCGTCATCTTCTCATTGTTCACcctcgtcttggtcttcatcgtcatcgtgATCGCCACTCTTACCCTCTTTTCTTCCTGCTTGCTTCTCTGACCAGCGCTTACTCCACTCGAGTCATTTCGTTCCACACATTCGGATTTGCACCTCCTCTCCACGtgcgacaagctcgagctaTACACTTCCGACTGGGCGCGAGCAGTGCCGAGAAGCATACATAAAATGGCAGATCAACGACCTGTCGTCGTTGACAATGGAACTGGTTTCGTCAAAGTCGGTTACGCCGGCTCCAACTTTCCTGAACATGTTTTCCCATCCATTGTTGGTCGACCTATCCTCCGTTCCGAAGAGCGCGAtgccatctcgagcaacaCAGGCACGCAGATCAAGGACATCATGGTGGGAACAGAAGCTGAGGAGCTTCGAAACTATCTCCAGATCAACCAGCCCATGGAGCACGGTATCGTAAAGGACTTTGGCGACATGCGTCATGTTTGGAACTACACGTTTGACGAAAAGCTTCGCATTGATCCACAAGGCCGTAAGATCCTGCTTACCGAGCCCCCCATGAACCCAAAGAAGAATCGCGAGGAGATGTGTCAGATCATGTTTGAAGAGTATGGCTTTGACGGTGTCTATGTCGCTATTCAGGCCGTCTTGACGCTCTATGCACAAGGTCTCCAGACCGGTGTCGTGGTCGACTCGGGCGATGGTGTTACCCATGTTGTGCCCGTCTTTGAAGGATTCGCGCTGCCTCATCTCACCAAGCGTCTTGATGTAGCCGGTCGCGATGTGACGCGCTACCTGATCAAGCTTCTGCTCATGCGTGGATATGCATTCAACCGAACTGCCGATTTCGATACGGTACGACAGATCAAGGAGAAGCTATGCTACGTCAGCTacgacctcgacctcgacaagaagctcgccgaaGAGACCACCACACTTGTCGAATCCTACACGTTACCTGATGGACGTGTCATCAAGGTGGGCTCGGAACGCTTCGAAGCGCCCGAGTGCATGTTCCAGCCTCACTTGGTCGACGTCGAACAGGCGGGCGTCGCCGAATTGCTATTTAACACGATCCAGTCTGCTGCCGTGGATACGCGTTCCGAGCTGTACAAGCATATTGTGCTCTCGGGAGGCTCCTCCATGTATCCCGGCTTGCCGAGTCGTTTGGAAAAGGAGATGAAGCAGCTCTACCTCACACGCGTGCTCAACGGCGACGGTTCCAGGTTGAAGAACTTCAAAATTAGGATCGAGGACCCACCCAGGAGAAAGCACATGGTCTTCCTGGGAGGTGCTGTGCTGGCCGACATTATGAAGAACCGAGAGAGCTTTTGGATCTCGCGTGCAGAATGGTACGAACAGGGCAAAGCTTGTCTTGATCGTCTGGGACGCCACTCTTAGATAAACGTGTCGTTAGTGAATTCACATTTGCTTTGGCTGAATCGATTCGGTCAGTCTTGCTTGCTCATGATGCAATACAGAATCATGCAATCGATTCGACACTCACACTGACTTGCGTGCACAAGGCGTCCAGGATGGAGCGATGACACAGACACTCGAGATTGCAGAGTTGTGAGTGCCGACAACGAAACtctcacgaatcacaacTTTCCACACACCCGAGACCcaccacgcacgacgccttgcaattcgtgattcacgattcacgattcacgattcacgattcacgattcacgattcacgattctggtttcattcacgattttaAATTATATTTATTATCACCTTTTTATGCTTAGGAGCACAGGCGCAacccaatcacgaatcactcACACTGAATGTGCTTGCTTAACTTACTGTATGTTCGTGGTTACGTCGAGCTAGACCCTGAACAGATTCCTCTCTTTCACTTTTACTCTCCCTCTCCCTCTCACCGCATCTTGCAAAGGACTCCCATCCAATACGGCATACAGCGATACGGAATTTACCACGATCCGCTTGTCCACCTGCTTTTGTCGTCATATCCCCGCAACAATGGCACAAACACAGCCACTCCAAGGAATCTCAATACCACGTTACGAATCGCGTTCCAGCACCGCCTCCACCTACACTGCCTATGCCATAGTCGTCCAACTGCCCGTACGATCATGGACAGTCTATCGACGATACTCGGAATTTGTACGGCTCCATAAGAATCTCTCGGCTTCTGCTAAcgcttcgtcttcgacgGGAGAGCCAGGTGGAGCAGGAAGGCCGCCACCTCAACCACTTCCACCCAGAGAACGCGCGAGGGAATGGAAAAAGACGTTTTCCGGCTTTCTGAGTTTTGCATCTGGAACCGAGCAGGACGGCGGTATGCACCAGGAAATGTGGTTGAAAGAACGCATGTCGGCATTGGAGGCATATCTCAAGGCGATCGTGATGCACGAGGATGGAGCGTGGAGAGAGTCGGAAGCGTTCAAGCAGTTTATCGAATGGCCGACAAGTGTCAAGATGGTCACCGCAAACCCGGTTAGCAGATCATCGCCTCGAAAACCAACCATCCCCGCCTCTCGCACCACTCCACCCAGCATGCCCGGCGCGCTTTCCccagcgactcgagcgttGGGCTCAGCAACCTCTGCAGCCAATGCACCACGACCTCCAGCAGTCGAGACCGACGCAACTCGTCCGCTCAACAATGCCCAACTCTTCCAATCCCAAACTGACGCCATGGATCAACAAGACGAACAACTGCTAAATCTCGCCGCCGTCCTGCGTAGACAGAGACAGATGGGCGAAGCGATCAACCAAGAGCTCGGCGAACAGACGGAATTGCTGGGACAGTTGGATAGCGAGGTTGAAGCCACCCAAGCGAATTTGAGCAAGGCCGATCAGAAGATGGATCGTTTCGACGGTGGCAGAGCTAAGAGCAAGGCTGGGATAGGAAGAAAGTTTTGAGACAAGACACGAGATATTGGAGCTGCTGATACCCTCGATCGACACAAGCGTAGCTTCCAGACAGGCCGTGTCTAGATATGAGCATCGAGCCTTCGCACTCGAGGTGTGACAAGGAAAGGAAGAGCGACAGGGACAGTTGGAGTAGAACTTGGACACATCAGGCCTACACGGAACTCATCCCTGGCGACCCACCACACACCTTGGTACGTGTTGATCCGGTCTATGACTCTTTCGTGCATTGCCAACACCTGTGGTCTTCCAGAAGCATCGGGATGAACCGTGATCTGTGACACCATCGATACCATAGACACCAATTTTGCTCGCCAGTGAATCATTCGTCGAGCAACTAGCCTTACCGGGAAACTGAACTCACTCTGGAATAGGGATTTACGAGGCCGGGGCCGACCTCGGTGTCGGTATGTGTCCTTCTGCACCACACCGTGCATGTTGTTCCAGTTTGAATACTCACTGTCCTCCACATCCTTTCAATATTCTTCCAGTGGACGCGGCTGTGACTGTGAGGAGCCCTGTTGGTGAGCCATGATCGATGTACTGGTTGACTAAGATCTCTGCAAAGCCGGTCATCTTGCCTATTTCCAGCGCTTTCATGCACCGCTCTGCCTTGGCTTGGTAGTTGAATATTCACTAGTTACCTGTgtgcaacagcagcactgGACTGACGTGATGATGCCTCGAGTGATCGTGTCCGATGTGGTCTACTGAACACAGATCTGCATTCTCTTGACACGCTTCCGATGAGCCACGCTGCCGGCGAGAGATGCGCCAACAAGCTGTGTCAGCTGTTGGGACGTCTTTGCCAAGACCTCTCTGTGTGATGTTTCAGAGACAAGGCAGTGGTATTTTGGCGGCTGTACATGAGATGTGCTTTGACTGCGTGACACGGAGCTTGGTTGcagacaagctcgtcgagataGGGAGAAAGTACAGGTATTGAGCTCGCCAGACGTGTGCACATGGCGCTCTACCTTGCGAAAGCGCTCGCGCTTCGAATCATCACACGCTTTCCAAAGTGACCATGTTTCACTACCCACACACGATCCGCACTGACAGCTCCGTAGAGCATGGTCGACAGCGTtcaaagcacgaagctcaaatcgtgaatggctgagcagtcacgagtggaggCTGGCtggatttgtgattcacggttcgtgattctgtgattgctgagcattcacgaatcacgatttgtgGGGATTCGAGAGTGATATAGGTCTAACATTTCAAGCTTCAGCCGATGCCCCAGACtgagagtcacgagttgagctggcgcaatcacgaatcaaagTCACGGCTGTAAGCAAGTCGAGTTGTACCGCGGCACACGAATCAAGTCGCGGTTGACGCAATCAATTTTGGCAGATTTCATAAAacatgaatcgtgaatcacgaaggaTCCGTGAgactcgcgactcacgactcacgactcacgactcatcGCTTCTCCTCATTCACAGACTTACTTGACCTTTCAAGTTTCGCTCTCATCTTGACTAGCATATATTACTCGGCTCATCTCAACCGGGCACATGTCGACCACCCCCATACACTCTACAAGAAACCTCTTGCGAGCCTTTCCATCTCGTATCTTGCCTTTACTAACGACCACTGCTGAAACTAAAGCCAAAACCAAAACCAAAGCCGTCACCGTCGTACCGCCCAGTCTGAGTTTGAATGTAAGTagctcctccttctcctccgGCGTACTTGGACAGCGAAGAAGCAGTGCGGCACTTtagctcgagcaagcccATCGATATGATGAGGACATTTCTTAAATCACGTGAACAATCCAACACCTAGAAGGTCATCAGCCTTACATTGTGCGGAGTGCAAAGATTAACCAGACTCTGACTTGAAAACGGGGACggatcgagctggatgcTTGGCTGCTTTGTTGCTGTGCATCATGGCCGAAGCAACTTTCTGCCATGCTCACCAGGCTAACTTCCATCGCTTTTGTCGCTTCAGTTACAGCGTCCGCGTCGATTCCAACCTATTTCGCCACTTGCGGTCCCACGTCGTACCGCCACCACATCTAGCAAAATCGATCCGGCTGCAATTGCGTCCCAGTTGAGCAGCATGCCGTCCACATCCAAAACCCCGGCGTCCGAGCCAACGCTCTTCATTGACGGAAAATGGACTCACGCTAAAGCAGGTCACACTCGACCGATCATCAACCCCTTTGACGGCTCCACTGTAGCcgtcatcgacgaggccgGTAGTGAGGATGCACTAGCTGCTGTCGATTCCGCCGCGCGATTCTTCCGCACCTCATCTTGGCCGCATCAGACGTGCACTTCACGTACCGCTCTTCTCTCGAAAGTAGCAGACCTCCTCCAGCGAGACAAAGAGATCcttgccgagatcgaaaCCAAGGACACGGGCAAGACACTCCAAGAGAGCAAagtcgatgtcgacgacgtcACCAACGTCTTTCGATTCTACGCTCAGGAAGCCAAAAAGCTCGATACACCCAAAAAGATTGTCTCGGATGTGATCCCTGACTCGGTGGAGAGCACCACTTCGCACGTTCCTGTGGGCGTGTGTGTGCTGATCGCACCGTGGAACTACCCTTTGCTTCAGATCTGCTGGAAGGTAGCACCGGCGCTGGTTACAGGCAacgccgtcatcatcaaGCCTTCCGAAGTGACGCCGCTATCAACGGTGCATTTCGTCAAGCTACTGGTGGAGGCTGGAGCACCGATGGGTTCGGTTCAGTTGCTCACCGCTGGAGGTGCGTCGGTCGGCCCGGCTTTGACCGAACATGCCGACGTGGATCTGGTCTCCTTCACAGGTGGACTGGACACCGGACGTCGAATCATTGCTTCGTGCGCAACTACGGTCAAGCGATGCACGGTTGAACTGGGTGGCAAGAACCCTAACATTGTGTTTGCCGACTGCGACCTTGAATGGGCCATCGATACCGTCACCACCGCCGTGTTTTTGCACTCGGGCCAAGTGTGCTCTTCGGGTGCGAGGTTGATCGTAGAAGAGTCGATCGCAGATAagctcgtcgctggcgTAGCTGAGCGTGCCAAACGTATCAAGATGGGTAACGGTCTGGACGCGGCATCCGAAACTGGACCACTCGTCTCTGCTGCTCACTTGTCCAAAGTGGAAGCGTATGTGCAACTCGGTCTCGAGGAAGGCGCCAAGCTGGTATGTGGCGGAGCACGACCAGATGCCAAGTCGCACCCGGAACTGGCCAACGGCTTCTTTTTCTGCCCGACCATCTTTGACCGCTGCCATCGCGAGATGCGCATTGTGCAGGAAGAGACGTTTGGACCGATCCTGACGGTGGAAAGGTTCAAGGACGGCGATGAGGAGCACGCCATCTGGCTCGCCAACGACACCAAGTATGGACTCGCAGGAGGTGTTCAGTCGGGCAATCAGGAACGCGCCAGGAGAGTGGCCAAGAGGCTGAGGCACGGAACCGTATGGGTCAACACCTATGGATCCTACACGCCAGCGGCTGAATGGGGTGGGTTTGGCATGAGCGGCAACGGACGCGAACTCGGCAGCAAAGGCTTGGATGAGTACATCGAGACCAAACACGAATGGGTCGAGACCAAACCAGCGCCGCCCGGATGGTTCAAGGGACAAGCCGAGGTTTTGCAGCCTGCCAACGTGGTCAAGGCGAAGCTGTAGGCTGCAAAGCTGGTTGCTtagtattcacgatttggccTCGCCTTTTCCCCTGCTTGCCTGCTTGCCTGCTTCCCTGTTTGTCTCTGTGCCTGTTGATACCATCGGTTGCTTTCTTTTGCTACCTCAATGCATGCCTGTGCTTGACACGAGAATCGAATGCAGAAGGCGACGTGAGCCAGCGAAGCACTTGTAGGTTCTTTCTGACGATAGTCACAGAGATTGGCTCTATGTTTGGGTCTCAGAAGCCAAACCCCTATTcccgagtcgtgattcatgtTGATCGGTTGGTAATCACgtatcgtgaatcgtgagttCTTCCGGCTTTTTCGCTTTCAACCCCACACAGCCAAAATtacagcacagcacagcacagcacagcatTTCCAAT
This genomic window contains:
- a CDS encoding uncharacterized protein (related to conserved oligomeric Golgi complex component 3), coding for MYASPSSPSQPPPSMATSSARPLQLDQWANTKAPLTSSQRASVNRLAEWLHLNSPNYKQQQQQQQQISTLQDAGVNGSSCRSDSIVDRSTADDGGHASTTEPCLGKSNAQLTLPDTGAPLASAQSFLAWYTQLSDSVTSSTHTAHRQALQRISDTTLTADNLLAQLEACQVNVSELRAGTAFVQDSSKGIREQAQSLLDSQTHLDTLAEDIASRLSFFTLLPYATNMLSSPDSTIVYSQSFLELMDQLDVALLYLLQEPAKSYRDAALYRMRYSQCVTRAATLAKMAVVRDLKTQADRTSDQIKQLVLTRASVDAKLTTIPAAASDPDSKGKARELSNGTPTDADRAPLSKEVDHALFDDAALQITKLRPLIFELEKRATNMALPCTPTASTAAEFESLLQECRTAWFQHRRPLLSRALLQCISEIETNDKLHSTVHLSRAGSNLVRFVVQRELNLYQQFFIGRDVNGGDASDIQARQIKELDAGLGPYLAELAETLAARLRPKLSKEDDLVVLAQTCAAIADSTHASAGHETACMRSLLPLLNEAQSRLLARAQWIITTDIANFVASEQQGDLDFPERIRTYKASARLTANDELSAAAGKAQHRRAKSGAGLLNAALSASHTASSSKTQQEKVELFTLPATQLSTYYAPIGYMLGLLYHLQALVPAPAFRRIAMAAVDACLASVAKGATALLKRKNGDSLEHEDGWLFELRQLEIVREVVVSAELVLKQASDEQARPDVIEASATGVGHAASGRGASLVDLSSLVTAINSLWTNTGRLLYPSSAGVDANLAPSKQLDMEPSSSQVGSRLQALIERLAQLWSDSIALPLRVYIDQSAASAAEASATKFTSTYQAFETCIESIIPAKAGKMALWIEDHEVHRLVVARVTDKVAQAYSTLYEIKPAHAGEVESVGAMSDRMQREWQQALSM
- a CDS encoding putative actin-related protein 2, producing MADQRPVVVDNGTGFVKVGYAGSNFPEHVFPSIVGRPILRSEERDAISSNTGTQIKDIMVGTEAEELRNYLQINQPMEHGIVKDFGDMRHVWNYTFDEKLRIDPQGRKILLTEPPMNPKKNREEMCQIMFEEYGFDGVYVAIQAVLTLYAQGLQTGVVVDSGDGVTHVVPVFEGFALPHLTKRLDVAGRDVTRYLIKLLLMRGYAFNRTADFDTVRQIKEKLCYVSYDLDLDKKLAEETTTLVESYTLPDGRVIKVGSERFEAPECMFQPHLVDVEQAGVAELLFNTIQSAAVDTRSELYKHIVLSGGSSMYPGLPSRLEKEMKQLYLTRVLNGDGSRLKNFKIRIEDPPRRKHMVFLGGAVLADIMKNRESFWISRAEWYEQGKACLDRLGRHS
- a CDS encoding endosomal t-SNARE; translation: MAQTQPLQGISIPRYESRSSTASTYTAYAIVVQLPVRSWTVYRRYSEFVRLHKNLSASANASSSTGEPGGAGRPPPQPLPPRERAREWKKTFSGFLSFASGTEQDGGMHQEMWLKERMSALEAYLKAIVMHEDGAWRESEAFKQFIEWPTSVKMVTANPVSRSSPRKPTIPASRTTPPSMPGALSPATRALGSATSAANAPRPPAVETDATRPLNNAQLFQSQTDAMDQQDEQLLNLAAVLRRQRQMGEAINQELGEQTELLGQLDSEVEATQANLSKADQKMDRFDGGRAKSKAGIGRKF
- a CDS encoding putative ALD4 - aldehyde dehydrogenase, mitochondrial (in frame with downstream exon); translation: MSTTPIHSTRNLLRAFPSRILPLLTTTAETKAKTKTKAVTVVPPSLSLNLQRPRRFQPISPLAVPRRTATTSSKIDPAAIASQLSSMPSTSKTPASEPTLFIDGKWTHAKAGHTRPIINPFDGSTVAVIDEAGSEDALAAVDSAARFFRTSSWPHQTCTSRTALLSKVADLLQRDKEILAEIETKDTGKTLQESKVDVDDVTNVFRFYAQEAKKLDTPKKIVSDVIPDSVESTTSHVPVGVCVLIAPWNYPLLQICWKVAPALVTGNAVIIKPSEVTPLSTVHFVKLLVEAGAPMGSVQLLTAGGASVGPALTEHADVDLVSFTGGLDTGRRIIASCATTVKRCTVELGGKNPNIVFADCDLEWAIDTVTTAVFLHSGQVCSSGARLIVEESIADKLVAGVAERAKRIKMGNGLDAASETGPLVSAAHLSKVEAYVQLGLEEGAKLVCGGARPDAKSHPELANGFFFCPTIFDRCHREMRIVQEETFGPILTVERFKDGDEEHAIWLANDTKYGLAGGVQSGNQERARRVAKRLRHGTVWVNTYGSYTPAAEWGGFGMSGNGRELGSKGLDEYIETKHEWVETKPAPPGWFKGQAEVLQPANVVKAKL
- a CDS encoding putative aldehyde dehydrogenase (alternatively spliced); this encodes MPSTSKTPASEPTLFIDGKWTHAKAGHTRPIINPFDGSTVAVIDEAGSEDALAAVDSAARFFRTSSWPHQTCTSRTALLSKVADLLQRDKEILAEIETKDTGKTLQESKVDVDDVTNVFRFYAQEAKKLDTPKKIVSDVIPDSVESTTSHVPVGVCVLIAPWNYPLLQICWKVAPALVTGNAVIIKPSEVTPLSTVHFVKLLVEAGAPMGSVQLLTAGGASVGPALTEHADVDLVSFTGGLDTGRRIIASCATTVKRCTVELGGKNPNIVFADCDLEWAIDTVTTAVFLHSGQVCSSGARLIVEESIADKLVAGVAERAKRIKMGNGLDAASETGPLVSAAHLSKVEAYVQLGLEEGAKLVCGGARPDAKSHPELANGFFFCPTIFDRCHREMRIVQEETFGPILTVERFKDGDEEHAIWLANDTKYGLAGGVQSGNQERARRVAKRLRHGTVWVNTYGSYTPAAEWGGFGMSGNGRELGSKGLDEYIETKHEWVETKPAPPGWFKGQAEVLQPANVVKAKL